In Lachnospiraceae bacterium, the DNA window TACTAAAGCCCTTCTCTTTCAACATATCCTCACAGGGACTGTCAAGGTGCATACAGTAGACTCTGTGGCGTTCTTCACGGGGGATCCATTTTTCCATCTTGCCGTAGTAGCAGTGGGATGGATTCGGTGAATCGTGGGTACTGGTATCGTGGTAGATACGGTTTATTTCTCCTGCCAGGAAGCGGTTTCTGATGTCTTTAGGCAGTTCAGAAGAGTCACCGCTGTAGTAGATAGACTCTGTACCATTGCTTAAAACATAGCCATAGCATTTCATATCCAGGGCATGTTTCACCTCCACGGGAACTGCAGTCAGTCCGGCCGGATTTTCAGGAAGTGTTTCATGGTAATGGTAGCCTAAAGGTGTTATCCCTTCTAATGTAAGAAGCTGTTTAAT includes these proteins:
- a CDS encoding MBL fold metallo-hydrolase is translated as MELNFTGKGSAFYPPFKNTGAYMLSGKALYLIDCGETMFDVLYHKLDLASIEDVYVILTHMHADHVGSLGTLISYFYCLFNKAIHVVYPQETIKQLLTLEGITPLGYHYHETLPENPAGLTAVPVEVKHALDMKCYGYVLSNGTESIYYSGDSSELPKDIRNRFLAGEINRIYHDTSTHDSPNPSHCYYGKMEKWIPREERHRVYCMHLDSPCEDMLKEKGFSIVEVVEE